The uncultured Alphaproteobacteria bacterium genome segment GGACTATGCCGGTTTTGATCGCGTGGACATCGTGGTCGAAGCCGTGGTTGAAAACCCGAAAGTCAAAAAAGCGGTGCTGTCCGAAACGGAAGACAAGGTTCGCCCGGATACCGTGCTGGCCTCTAACACCTCCACCATTCCCATCAGTGAACTGGCAAGCGTGCTGAAACGCCCGGAAAATTTCTGCGGGATGCATTTCTTTAACCCGGTTCACCGGATGCCGCTGGTTGAGATCATTCGTGGCGAGAAAAGCGCCGATGAAACCATCGCGAAAGTAGTCGCCTGGGCAAGCAAAATGGGCAAAACACCGATTGTGGTGAACGACTGCCCTGGCTTCTTTGTAAACCGCGTACTGTTCCCTTACTTCGCGGGATTCAGCCAGTTGCTGCGCGACGGAGCGGACTTCCGCAAAGTCGACAAGGTCATGGAAAAACAGTTCGGCTGGCCGATGGGCCCGGCATACCTGCTTGATGTTGTCGGCATTGATACAGCGCATCACGCGCAGGCCGTGATGTCCGCAGGCTTCCCGCAGCGGATGCAAAAAGATTATCGCGACGCGATCGATGCGCTGTTTGACGCCAGTCGTTTTGGTCAGAAAAACGGTCTGGGCTTCTGGCGCTATAAAGAAGACAACAAAGGTAAGCCGAAGAAAGAAGAGGATGCCACCGTTGATGACCTGCTGGCTGACGTCAGTAACGCGAAGCGTGATTTCAGCGAAGACGAAATTATCGCCCGTATGATGATCCCGATGGTCAACGAAGTGGTGCGCTGTCTCGAAGAAGGCATTATCGCCAGTCCGGCAGAGGCCGATATGGCACTGGTTTACGGTCTGGGCTTCCCTCCGTTCCACGGCGGCGCGTTCCGCTGGCTGGATACGCTCGGCAGCGCGAAGTATCTCGATATGGCGCAACAGTATCAGCACCTCGGTCCGTTATACGACGTTCCGGAAGGTCTGCGTAATAAAGCGCGTCATAACGAACCGTATTATCCCCCGGTTGAGCCTGCCCGTCCGGTCGGCGACCTGAAAACGGCTTAAGGAGTCACAATGGAACAGGTTGTAATTGTTGATGCGATCCGTACCCCGATGGGCCGTTCGAAAGGGGGCGCGTTTCGCAACGTGCGTGCGGAAGATCTCTCCGCACATTTGATGCGTAGTCTTCTGGCGCGTAATCCGGCGCTTGAAGCGGCGGCGCTTGATGACATCTACTGGGGTTGCGTGCAGCAGACGCTGGAGCAGGGCTTTAACATCGCCCGTAACGCGGCGCTGCTGGCGGAAGTTCCACACTCCGTTCCGGCGGTGACCGTCAACCGTCTGTGCGGCTCTTCCATGCAGGCATTGCATGACGCCGCACGAATGATTATGACCGGTGATGCACAGGCCTGTCTGGTGGGTGGCGTGGAGCATATGGGCCATGTGCCGATGAGCCACGGCGTCGATTTTCACCCAGGTCTGAGCCGTAACGTCGCCAAAGCGGCGGGCATGATGGGACTAACGGCGGAGATGCTCTCACGCATGCACGGCATCAGCCGTGAAATGCAGGATGCCTTTGCCGCACGTTCACACGCCCGCGCCTGGGCCGCCACGCAGTCCGGCGCGTTTAAGAACGAAATTATCCCAACCGGTGGGCATGACGCCGATGGCGTGCTGAAGCAGTTTAACTACGACGAAGTGATCCGTCCGGAAACCACGGTTGAAGCGTTATCTACCCTGCGTCCGGCGTTTGACCCGGTCAGCGGCACGGTCACCGCAGGAACCTCTTCTGCACTCTCCGATGGTGCCGCCGCCATGCTGGTGATGAGCGCGAGTCGTGCACGCGAGTTAGGTCTGAAACCACGCGCCCGCGTGCGCTCAATGGCAGTGGTCGGTTGTGATCCTTCCATCATGGGATACGGTCCGGTTCCGGCGTCGAAACTGGCGCTGAAAAAAGCGGGGCTTTCGGCCAGTGATATCGGTTTGTTTGAGATGAACGAAGCGTTTGCTGCGCAGATCCTGCCGTGTATTAAAGATCTGGGGTTAATGGAGCAGATTGACGAGAAGATCAACCTTAACGGCGGCGCGATCGCGCTCGGTCACCCGTTGG includes the following:
- a CDS encoding fused 3-hydroxybutyryl-CoA epimerase and delta(3)-cis-delta(2)-trans-enoyl-CoA isomerase and enoyl-CoA hydratase; 3-hydroxyacyl-CoA dehydrogenase (fragment), with the protein product MDIVVEAVVENPKVKKAVLSETEDKVRPDTVLASNTSTIPISELASVLKRPENFCGMHFFNPVHRMPLVEIIRGEKSADETIAKVVAWASKMGKTPIVVNDCPGFFVNRVLFPYFAGFSQLLRDGADFRKVDKVMEKQFGWPMGPAYLLDVVGIDTAHHAQAVMSAGFPQRMQKDYRDAIDALFDASRFGQKNGLGFWRYKEDNKGKPKKEEDATVDDLLADVSNAKRDFSEDEIIARMMIPMVNEVVRCLEEGIIASPAEADMALVYGLGFPPFHGGAFRWLDTLGSAKYLDMAQQYQHLGPLYDVPEGLRNKARHNEPYYPPVEPARPVGDLKTA
- the fadA gene encoding 3-ketoacyl-CoA thiolase (Fatty oxidation complex beta subunit) (Beta-ketothiolase) (Acetyl-CoA acyltransferase) (Evidence 2a : Function of homologous gene experimentally demonstrated in an other organism; Product type e : enzyme); amino-acid sequence: MEQVVIVDAIRTPMGRSKGGAFRNVRAEDLSAHLMRSLLARNPALEAAALDDIYWGCVQQTLEQGFNIARNAALLAEVPHSVPAVTVNRLCGSSMQALHDAARMIMTGDAQACLVGGVEHMGHVPMSHGVDFHPGLSRNVAKAAGMMGLTAEMLSRMHGISREMQDAFAARSHARAWAATQSGAFKNEIIPTGGHDADGVLKQFNYDEVIRPETTVEALSTLRPAFDPVSGTVTAGTSSALSDGAAAMLVMSASRARELGLKPRARVRSMAVVGCDPSIMGYGPVPASKLALKKAGLSASDIGLFEMNEAFAAQILPCIKDLGLMEQIDEKINLNGGAIALGHPLGCSGARISTTLLNLMERKDVQFGLATMCIGLGQGIATVFERV